One segment of Peromyscus leucopus breed LL Stock chromosome 5, UCI_PerLeu_2.1, whole genome shotgun sequence DNA contains the following:
- the Asb13 gene encoding ankyrin repeat and SOCS box protein 13 isoform X1 has translation MEPRAGDGCFLGDVGFWVERTPVHEAAQRGESLQLQQLIESGACVNQVTVDSITPLHAASLQGQAQCVQLLLAAGAQVDARNIDGSTPLCDACASGSIECVKLLLSYGAKVNPPLYTASPLHEACMSGSSECVRLLIDVGANLEAHDCHFGTPLHVACAREHLDCVKVLLNAGANVNAAKLHETALHHAAKVKNVDLIEMLIEFGGNIYARDNRGKKPSDYTWSSSAPAKCFEYYEKTPLTLSQLCRVSLRKATGVRGLEKVAKLNIPPRLIDYLSYN, from the exons GTTTCTGGGTGGAGCGCACCCCTGTGCATGAGGCAGCTCAGCGGGGCGAGAGCCTACAGCTTCAGCAGCTGATTGAGAGTGGGGCATGTGTTAATCAGGTCACCGTGGACTCCATCACACCCCTTCATGCGGCCAGTCTGCAGGGCCAGGCCCAGTGTGTGCAGCTGCTGCTGGCAGCTGGTGCCCAG GTGGATGCCCGCAACATTGATGGCAGCACCCCCCTTTGCGATGCCTGTGCCTCAGGCAGCATCGAGTGTGTGAAGCTCTTGCTGTCCTATGGGGCGAAGGTCAACCCGCCTTTGTACACAGCATCCCCCCTCCACGAGGCCTGCATGAGTG GGAGTTCTGAATGTGTGAGGCTTCTTATTGACGTTGGGGCCAATCTAGAAGCTCACGATTGCCATTTCGGGACCCCTCTACATGTTGCCTGTGCACGAGAGCATTTGGACTGTGTCAAAGTGTTACTCAATGCAG GGGCCAATGTGAACGCAGCAAAACTTCATGAGACTGCCCTTCATCATGCGGCCAAGGTAAAGAATGTTGACCTCATCGAGATGCTCATAGAGTTTGGAGGCAACATCTACGCCCGGGACAACCGGGGGAAGAAGCCCTCGGACTACACGTGGAGCAGCAGCGCCCCAGCCAAGTGCTTTGAATACTATGAAA AGACACCTCTTACCCTCTCCCAGCTCTGCAGAGTGAGCTTGAGGAAGGCCACTGGCGTTCGAGGGCTAGAGAAAGTCGCCAAGTTAAACATCCCTCCACGGCTCATCGACTACCTTTCCTACAATTGA
- the Asb13 gene encoding ankyrin repeat and SOCS box protein 13 isoform X2 codes for MEPRAGDGCFLGDVGFWVERTPVHEAAQRGESLQLQQLIESGACVNQVTVDSITPLHAASLQGQAQCVQLLLAAGAQVDARNIDGSTPLCDACASGSIECVKLLLSYGAKVNPPLYTASPLHEACMSGSSECVRLLIDVGANLEAHDCHFGTPLHVACAREHLDCVKVLLNAGANVNAAKLHETALHHAAKRHLLPSPSSAE; via the exons GTTTCTGGGTGGAGCGCACCCCTGTGCATGAGGCAGCTCAGCGGGGCGAGAGCCTACAGCTTCAGCAGCTGATTGAGAGTGGGGCATGTGTTAATCAGGTCACCGTGGACTCCATCACACCCCTTCATGCGGCCAGTCTGCAGGGCCAGGCCCAGTGTGTGCAGCTGCTGCTGGCAGCTGGTGCCCAG GTGGATGCCCGCAACATTGATGGCAGCACCCCCCTTTGCGATGCCTGTGCCTCAGGCAGCATCGAGTGTGTGAAGCTCTTGCTGTCCTATGGGGCGAAGGTCAACCCGCCTTTGTACACAGCATCCCCCCTCCACGAGGCCTGCATGAGTG GGAGTTCTGAATGTGTGAGGCTTCTTATTGACGTTGGGGCCAATCTAGAAGCTCACGATTGCCATTTCGGGACCCCTCTACATGTTGCCTGTGCACGAGAGCATTTGGACTGTGTCAAAGTGTTACTCAATGCAG GGGCCAATGTGAACGCAGCAAAACTTCATGAGACTGCCCTTCATCATGCGGCCAAG AGACACCTCTTACCCTCTCCCAGCTCTGCAGAGTGA